From the Marinobacter alexandrii genome, one window contains:
- the nqrC gene encoding NADH:ubiquinone reductase (Na(+)-transporting) subunit C: MRQSNLYVILFSIGLTVVFGGALSLTSVGLKPLQDKQVELDTKKKILGAVMDISTIEDPNEILRIYDKRVKSVVVDINGKEVTTDQKGNPVVAEKVNIQKNYKYDPQERMYPVFTFLDESGEIEAYIFPTFGAGLWDWISGYVAFGQDLNTVKGVAFDHKGETPGLGARITEPTVQQRYVGKKIYNDQGELVSVSMVKGEGNANLSQHQVDGMSGATITGKGVNAMLENYLECYSAFIEKTKSQKTASL; this comes from the coding sequence GTGCGACAGTCTAATTTATATGTGATCCTTTTCTCCATCGGTCTAACCGTGGTATTTGGAGGTGCTCTATCCCTTACCTCAGTAGGGTTGAAACCATTGCAGGATAAACAAGTAGAGCTCGACACCAAGAAGAAGATCCTTGGAGCCGTTATGGATATTTCTACTATTGAAGATCCCAATGAGATTCTTCGTATTTATGATAAGAGAGTAAAATCTGTTGTTGTTGATATAAATGGAAAAGAGGTAACCACAGACCAAAAGGGTAATCCTGTAGTAGCTGAAAAGGTAAATATCCAAAAGAATTATAAGTATGATCCTCAGGAAAGAATGTATCCAGTATTTACCTTTTTAGATGAATCGGGTGAAATAGAGGCATATATTTTTCCAACCTTCGGCGCTGGTTTATGGGATTGGATATCAGGTTATGTTGCTTTCGGTCAAGACTTAAATACTGTTAAAGGAGTAGCCTTTGATCATAAAGGAGAAACGCCTGGATTGGGCGCTCGTATTACAGAGCCAACGGTGCAACAACGATACGTTGGAAAGAAAATATATAATGACCAAGGAGAGCTGGTAAGCGTCAGCATGGTTAAAGGAGAGGGTAATGCCAATCTTAGTCAACATCAAGTTGATGGAATGTCTGGAGCAACGATAACTGGAAAAGGAGTCAATGCGATGTTGGAAAATTATTTGGAGTGTTACTCCGCTTTTATTGAAAAAACTAAATCTCAAAAAACAGCAAGTTTATGA
- a CDS encoding NADH:ubiquinone reductase (Na(+)-transporting) subunit B translates to MKFLQKKFDDLKPLFEKGGKYEKFYPLYEGHRTIFFAPDIITGKKGAQIKDATDLKRLMMTVIIAMIPCLIFGMWNVGHQHFIATGIEASILDKFWIGILKVVPIIAVSYGVGLMTEFTFCVIYQKPVEEGYLVTGMLIPLIMPATIPLWQVALATVFAVIIGKEVFGGTGMNILNVALTARVFLYFAYPSQISGDVWTYFGDKTPVDGFSGATILAYGAEAAGNGTNMMQLASNHWYSGMFDFWNMFIGIIPGSIGETSTLMCLIGAIILIATGVGSWKIILSVVLGTLAMGGLFNLTGGNSFMEMPAHYHLVIGGLAFGAVFMATDPVSASHTDLGKWIYGFLIGVITVLIRVINPAYPEGIMLAILFMNVFAPLIDFYVVEANKKRRLKRATV, encoded by the coding sequence ATGAAGTTTTTGCAGAAAAAATTCGACGATTTGAAGCCACTTTTTGAAAAAGGTGGCAAATACGAAAAGTTCTACCCGCTATATGAGGGGCATAGAACTATCTTTTTTGCGCCTGATATAATAACAGGTAAGAAAGGGGCACAAATAAAAGATGCAACGGATCTAAAGCGTTTGATGATGACAGTTATCATCGCAATGATACCTTGCCTCATTTTTGGCATGTGGAATGTTGGTCATCAGCATTTTATAGCAACCGGAATTGAGGCATCAATCCTAGATAAATTCTGGATTGGCATTCTCAAGGTAGTACCAATAATTGCCGTCTCTTACGGTGTTGGGTTGATGACGGAGTTCACTTTTTGTGTGATCTACCAAAAACCTGTTGAGGAAGGATACTTAGTAACTGGAATGTTAATTCCGCTCATTATGCCAGCAACTATTCCCTTGTGGCAAGTTGCTTTAGCAACCGTATTTGCTGTAATAATAGGCAAAGAGGTCTTTGGAGGTACCGGGATGAATATCTTGAATGTTGCCCTAACAGCAAGAGTGTTTTTATACTTTGCTTACCCTTCACAAATCTCTGGTGATGTGTGGACGTACTTTGGAGATAAAACTCCGGTAGATGGGTTTTCTGGGGCAACCATTTTAGCATATGGTGCCGAAGCGGCAGGTAATGGAACGAACATGATGCAACTCGCATCCAACCATTGGTACTCAGGCATGTTTGATTTTTGGAACATGTTTATTGGAATAATACCTGGAAGTATTGGTGAGACATCAACTTTAATGTGTTTGATAGGAGCAATAATACTAATTGCTACAGGTGTAGGGAGTTGGAAAATTATCCTAAGTGTTGTTTTAGGAACACTAGCTATGGGCGGACTTTTCAATCTTACGGGCGGAAATAGTTTTATGGAAATGCCTGCGCATTACCATTTAGTGATAGGTGGTTTAGCTTTCGGAGCAGTATTTATGGCGACTGACCCTGTAAGTGCTTCTCATACCGATTTAGGAAAATGGATTTATGGGTTCCTGATAGGCGTAATTACTGTATTAATTCGTGTGATTAATCCAGCATATCCTGAGGGAATCATGTTAGCCATATTGTTTATGAATGTATTCGCTCCACTCATTGATTTTTATGTTGTTGAAGCAAATAAGAAAAGAAGATTAAAACGTGCGACAGTCTAA
- a CDS encoding 4-hydroxy-3-methylbut-2-enyl diphosphate reductase translates to MKVEIDENSGYCFGVEFAIQMAEDEMIEGHELYCLGDIVHNSMEVERLYNKGLRTITREELKNLKDCKVLIRAHGEPPETYQIAIENNIELVDASCPVVLKLQNRVKNAYDLSKNREGQLVIYGKPGHAEVIGLTGQTSNEAIIITESDDLEKIDFSRPITLFSQTTKSTKGFYSIKEEIEKRIKSEGLLTVEDGFKANDSICRQVSNREPHMEKFSQKHDVIIFVAGRKSSNGKALYNVCLTYNSRSYFVESEKEIDLSWVEPGDSVGICGATSTPTWLMEQVADFLKENEPAIA, encoded by the coding sequence ATGAAGGTTGAAATTGACGAAAATTCTGGATACTGTTTCGGTGTTGAATTTGCTATTCAAATGGCGGAAGATGAAATGATCGAAGGACATGAACTCTATTGTCTTGGAGATATAGTTCATAATTCCATGGAAGTTGAACGTCTTTATAACAAAGGACTGAGAACAATTACAAGAGAAGAGCTGAAGAACCTCAAGGATTGTAAAGTATTAATCCGAGCGCACGGGGAACCGCCTGAAACTTATCAAATTGCTATTGAAAATAATATCGAGCTAGTTGATGCATCGTGTCCTGTAGTCTTGAAATTGCAAAATCGAGTAAAGAATGCATATGACCTGTCTAAAAATCGGGAAGGTCAATTGGTTATCTATGGTAAGCCGGGACATGCAGAAGTAATCGGATTGACTGGGCAAACATCCAATGAAGCGATCATTATTACTGAGTCTGATGATTTAGAAAAGATTGACTTTTCTCGCCCTATTACGCTTTTTTCCCAAACAACAAAGAGTACAAAAGGCTTTTACTCTATTAAAGAGGAAATTGAAAAAAGAATAAAATCGGAAGGACTGCTCACGGTGGAAGATGGTTTTAAGGCGAATGACAGCATTTGTCGTCAAGTTTCTAATCGAGAGCCTCATATGGAGAAATTTTCTCAGAAGCATGATGTGATCATTTTTGTGGCAGGTAGAAAAAGCTCGAATGGGAAGGCATTATATAACGTATGTCTGACATACAATTCAAGAAGTTATTTTGTGGAGAGTGAAAAAGAAATTGATTTGTCCTGGGTTGAACCAGGCGATTCAGTAGGAATTTGTGGGGCAACATCGACTCCAACATGGTTAATGGAACAGGTTGCAGATTTCCTGAAAGAAAATGAACCAGCAATTGCATAA
- a CDS encoding NADH:ubiquinone reductase (Na(+)-transporting) subunit D produces MSEEIAEISEESAVAAIAKEPSEPLLSKRRKRIVSDPLNEDNPITVQVLGICSALAVTVQFKPTMIMSIAVIFVIVFSNLITSVMRNIIPNRIRIIVQLAIIATLVTLVSEVLKAYSYDMYKILGAYVGLIITNCIVMGRLEAFAMANKPYDSILDGFGSGFGYAWIILVVAFFRELLGGGTVFIGTPLEFDVYGSLGGLLGTSLQTNGLMVDSIGAFILLGVIIWIQRTKNGYVEH; encoded by the coding sequence ATGAGTGAAGAAATAGCAGAAATTTCAGAAGAGTCGGCTGTAGCAGCAATTGCTAAGGAACCGTCTGAGCCTTTATTATCTAAAAGGAGAAAAAGGATTGTATCAGATCCTCTAAATGAGGATAATCCAATTACTGTTCAGGTATTGGGCATTTGTTCAGCACTTGCTGTGACAGTACAGTTCAAGCCAACGATGATCATGTCAATTGCCGTGATCTTCGTAATTGTATTTTCAAACCTTATTACTTCGGTAATGAGGAATATTATTCCCAATAGGATTCGAATTATAGTTCAATTAGCAATTATTGCAACACTTGTAACATTGGTAAGTGAGGTATTGAAAGCGTACAGCTATGATATGTATAAAATTTTGGGAGCATATGTTGGATTGATCATCACCAACTGCATTGTTATGGGACGTCTAGAAGCATTTGCAATGGCAAATAAGCCGTATGATTCAATTCTTGATGGTTTTGGTAGTGGATTTGGATACGCATGGATCATCTTGGTGGTCGCTTTCTTTAGAGAACTCTTAGGAGGAGGAACAGTATTCATCGGCACTCCATTAGAGTTTGATGTGTACGGTTCATTGGGTGGTTTATTGGGCACTTCTTTACAAACGAACGGTTTGATGGTAGATTCCATTGGAGCATTCATCTTACTTGGGGTGATTATTTGGATACAAAGAACTAAAAACGGTTACGTAGAGCACTAA
- a CDS encoding Na(+)-translocating NADH-quinone reductase subunit A — protein MSQTIKLKKGFDLNLAGKAENKIIEVPQPDTYALKPTDFAGLSRPKLLVKEGDNVKAGSPLFFERNEEDILYTSPVSGEIVEIKRGEKRKVLEVKILADKEIEFEKFKKYSSSDINGISKEDALDQLKKSGGWLNIIQRPYGIVANPADSPKSIFISTFDSSPLAPDYAYILQGHEQNFQAGIDILKKFTAGNVHLNINSKAEVSQLFSQMKNVEVNNITGPHPAGNVGVQIHHIDPIAKGDVVWTVNPIGVAVIGKLFTEGIYDTSRLVALTGSQMNERGYTKLFAGACLNKISEKAEGTDNRYISGNVLSGEGIGAEGYLGYYSNQITVIPEGKHEEFLGWIKPSTNKLSFHKAFGMLTFLNGKNKEFEVNTNTYGEERNFVISGAFEEVMPMDILPTYLFKAILAEDYDDMEALGIYEVIEEDVALCEFVDVSKNPIQEILREGIELIKEG, from the coding sequence ATGTCTCAGACAATAAAGCTGAAAAAAGGTTTTGACTTGAACCTAGCCGGAAAGGCAGAAAATAAAATAATCGAAGTACCTCAACCGGACACTTACGCGCTTAAACCGACTGATTTTGCAGGTTTAAGTAGGCCAAAGTTGTTGGTGAAGGAAGGTGATAATGTGAAAGCGGGATCACCACTATTCTTCGAGCGGAATGAAGAAGATATTCTGTATACATCACCAGTGAGTGGTGAAATAGTCGAAATCAAGCGAGGTGAAAAACGCAAAGTACTAGAAGTTAAAATTCTTGCAGATAAAGAAATAGAGTTCGAGAAATTCAAAAAGTATTCTTCATCTGATATAAATGGAATATCCAAAGAAGATGCGCTGGATCAATTAAAAAAATCTGGAGGATGGTTGAATATCATCCAAAGACCTTACGGGATTGTTGCGAATCCTGCCGATTCTCCAAAGTCCATCTTTATTTCAACTTTTGATAGCAGTCCTCTTGCTCCGGACTATGCCTACATACTTCAAGGGCATGAACAAAACTTTCAAGCAGGAATTGATATTCTTAAAAAATTCACAGCTGGTAATGTTCATTTGAATATCAATAGTAAAGCTGAAGTATCTCAACTTTTCTCACAGATGAAAAACGTTGAGGTTAACAATATTACAGGACCGCATCCTGCGGGAAATGTTGGCGTACAAATTCATCATATTGATCCGATAGCGAAAGGAGATGTTGTTTGGACGGTGAACCCTATTGGTGTTGCAGTGATTGGCAAACTCTTCACTGAAGGTATATATGACACCTCGAGACTGGTAGCACTTACAGGGTCTCAAATGAACGAACGAGGATATACTAAGCTATTCGCAGGAGCATGTCTAAATAAGATAAGTGAGAAGGCGGAAGGAACAGATAACCGATATATTTCGGGAAATGTATTGAGTGGAGAAGGTATAGGAGCTGAGGGATACCTCGGTTACTACAGTAATCAAATCACTGTCATTCCTGAAGGGAAGCATGAGGAATTTTTAGGATGGATTAAACCATCTACAAATAAATTAAGTTTCCACAAGGCGTTTGGAATGTTGACTTTTTTAAATGGAAAGAATAAGGAGTTTGAAGTAAATACAAACACCTATGGTGAAGAAAGAAATTTCGTGATCAGTGGAGCATTTGAAGAAGTAATGCCTATGGATATTCTCCCTACTTATCTATTTAAAGCAATCTTGGCTGAAGATTATGATGACATGGAGGCACTAGGAATATATGAGGTGATTGAAGAAGACGTTGCTCTTTGTGAATTTGTAGACGTTTCCAAGAATCCAATTCAGGAAATACTTAGAGAAGGAATTGAACTAATTAAAGAAGGATAG